One genomic segment of Drosophila melanogaster chromosome 3L includes these proteins:
- the CG3335 gene encoding uncharacterized protein encodes MSRIIVKQLPKHITEDKLRQIFGAQGTITDLQLKYTPDGKFRQFCFVGYSTEEEAQSAIRHFDNTCIQTSRVRVESCAALGSEDKPQSWSKYAKDSKKNLDKLKEKEREAAAKAKESEKKKKKDKVDKVDQILSRHKDDPEFQEFLEAHDKSRTLWGNDLGINKNRENEEEDDEEQEESRAARDDSGVDADAGDEDGSGDEADEEEDTDKLAEKPISDLEYMKSLMATTSGEATAKKPKAKADKSNLELFTIKIHNVPYNTKRQEVLKFFKPLKPYSVRLPSKVHGFCYVGFKTEKDMAKGMLKNKSFIKGKQVFFSDFTEKNKVTKASKSGQPLAPAAVDAGNAKWKHQQDSLSKEDDISESGRIFFRNLAYTTTEEDLRKLFEQFGPVVEVNLPLDKLTRKIKGFGTVTYMMPEHALKAFNTLDGTDFHGRLLHLLPSKDIEKNPKEDLDENDASLSFKEKKALKLKKNAQKPIGWNTLFLGANAVAEILAKQFKTSKERILDTSDGGSSAAVRLALGETQVVIEMKRFLEEEGVRLDAFDEPAKKRSNTVILAKNLPAATEISEITPIFSRFGPIGRIVLPPSGVTALIEYCDPLEARQAFKKLAYSKFKNAPLYLEWAPEQVFTKTLSGEPVIPKSEPKPKEEVKPEEKPIVNDAKPDEEDSRAEDADDEPEPNTTLFLRNLNFKTVQETVEKHFRHLGSIHTVEIAKRRDPENPREFKSLGYGFIQFKKSSVAEHALKNLQLTHIDGNPVELKRSDRVLKTQDNDGAQRRLASQKKQTGTKILVRNIPFQAQYREVRDIFKAFGELRSLRIPKKATTGEDAHRGFGFVDYMSKAEAKRAFDALSASTHLYGRRLVLEWSANDDNQDVEELRKRTAAKFDGSQAATAAKRSRKSFFDVEGSVQPNQDDDEEEEQ; translated from the exons ATGTCACGAATTATAGTCAAACAGCTGCCCAAGCAT ATCACCGAAGACAAACTGCGTCAGATTTTTGGTGCCCAGGGCACGATTACGGATCTGCAACTAAAATACACGCCCGATGGAAAGTTTCGGCAATTTTGCTTCGTGGGTTACAGCACCGAGGAGGAGGCCCAATCGGCCATCCGGCACTTTGACAACACATGCATTCAGACCAGCCGGGTGCGCGTCGAATCCTGTGCTGCCTTGGGCAGCGAAGATAAGCCACAATCTTGGAGCAAGTACGCCAAGGACAGCAAGAAGAACCTAGACAAATTGAAGGAGAAGGAAAGGGAGGCGGCTGCCAAGGCTAAGGAGTCtgagaaaaagaagaagaaagatAAAGTTGACAAGGTGGACCAAATTTTGAGCAGACACAAAGACGATCCGGAATTCCAAGAGTTTCTAGAGGCGCATGACAAGTCGCGAACGCTGTGGGGAAACGATTTgggtataaataaaaatcgggAGAACGAAGAAGAGGATGATGAGGAACAGGAAGAATCTCGAGCTGCCAGAGATGACAGTGGAGTGGATGCAGATGCAGGAGATGAGGATGGCTCAGGCGATGAGGCAGATGAGGAAGAAGACACCGATAAACTGGCCGAAAAGCCCATCAGCGATCTTGAGTATATGAAATCCCTGATGGCAACCACATCCGGCGAAGCTACTGCAAAGAAACCCAAAGCCAAGGCGGATAAATCAAATTTGGAGCTGTTCACCATTAAAATACACAATGTACCATACAACACCAAGCGCCAGGAGGTGCTAAAGTTTTTCAAGCCCCTGAAACCGTACTCCGTTCGGCTGCCCAGCAAAGTTCACGGCTTCTGCTACGTGGGTTTTAAAACTGAGAAAGACATGGCCAAGGGAATGCTTAAAAACAAGAGTTTCATCAAGGGCAAGCAAGTATTCTTCTCCGACTTTACAGAGAAGAACAAGGTGACCAAAGCGAGCAAGAGTGGACAACCATTGGCACCAGCCGCCGTCGATGCGGGCAATGCGAAGTGGAAGCATCAGCAGGACAGTTTATCCAAAGAAGATGACATCTCCGAGTCCGGGAGGATATTCTTTCGTAATCTAGCATACACTACTACCGAAGAGGATCTGCGCAAGCTTTTCGAGCAGTTCGGTCCCGTGGTGGAGGTTAACTTGCCCCTCGACAAGCTAACGCGAAAAATCAAGGGCTTTGGTACAGTTACGTACATGATGCCGGAGCACGCATTAAAGGCTTTTAATACCCTCGATGGCACTGATTTCCATGGCCGTCTCTTGCACCTTCTGCCCAGCAAGGACATCGAAAAGAATCCGAAAGAGGATTTGGATGAAAACGATGCCAGTCTGTCATTCAAAGAAAAGAAGGCCTTGAAACTCAAGAAGAACGCCCAAAAACCAATTGGCTGGAACACATTGTTTCTGGGTGCCAATGCTGTTGCAGAAATTCTCGCCAAGCAATTCAAGACCTCAAAGGAACGCATCCTGGACACAAGCGATGGTGGCAGTAGTGCCGCCGTGCGCTTGGCTTTGGGAGAAACCCAAGTCGTCATCGAGATGAAGCGCTTCCTGGAGGAAGAAGGCGTTCGTCTTGATGCATTTGATGAGCCCGCAAAGAAACGTTCTAACACTGTTATACTAGCCAAGAATTTGCCAGCGGCCACAGAGATTTCAGAGATTACCCCCATCTTTAGTCGATTTGGCCCAATTGGCAGGATTGTGCTTCCTCCCAGTGGGGTTACGGCACTTATCGAGTACTGTGATCCTTTGGAGGCGAGGCAAGCTTTCAAGAAGTTGGCCTACAGTAAATTCAAGAATGCCCCACTCTATTTGGAGTGGGCTCCCGAGCAGGTCTTTACCAAGACCCTTAGTGGAGAGCCAGTGATTCCCAAATCGGAACCGAAACCAAAGGAGGAGGTAAAGCCAGAGGAGAAACCGATTGTAAATGATGCGAAACCTGACGAGGAGGATTCTAGGGCAGAGGATGCCGATGATGAACCCGAACCGAATACAACACTATTTCTACGGAACCTTAACTTTAAAACCGTACAGGAAACCGTTGAGAAACACTTCCGCCATTTGGGTAGCATTCACACTGTTGAAATTGCTAAGCGAAGGGATCCCGAGAATCCCCGGGAATTCAAGTCCCTTGGCTACGGCTTCATTCAGTTCAAGAAGTCCTCAGTGGCAGAGCACGCTCTCAAGAACTTGCAGCTCACCCACATAGATGGTAATCCCGTGGAACTGAAGCGCAGCGATCGTGTGCTCAA AACCCAAGATAATGATGGCGCACAACGTCGACTGGCCTCACAGAAGAAGCAAACGGGAACCAAAATCCTGGTGCGAAATATTCCCTTCCAGGCACAATACCGCGAGGTTCGAGATATATTCAA GGCTTTTGGCGAACTGCGATCCTTACGTATTCCTAAAAAGGCGACCACGGGCGAGGATGCGCATCgtggtttcggtttcgttgACTACATGTCCAAGGCGGAGGCCAAACGCGCCTTCGACGCCCTAAGCGCCAGTACGCATCTTTACGGTCGTCGTTTGGTGCTTGAGTGGAGCGCCAACGACGACAACCAGGACGTGGAGGAGCTTCGCAAGCGAACGGCAGCCAAATTCGATGGCAGTCAAGCGGCCACTGCGGCCAAACGCAGTAGAAAATCCTTCTTCGATGTGGAGGGCAGTGTGCAGCCAAATCAAGATGACGACGAAGAGGAGGAGCAATAG
- the Or67b gene encoding odorant receptor 67b translates to MQDQLDHELERIDKLPKLGLLWVEYSAYALGVNIAPRKRSSKYCRLTRILVLIVNLSIIYSLVAFIMENYMISFETYVEAVLLTFQLSVGVVKMFHFQNKVESCSQLVFSTETGEVLKSLGLFQLDLPRKKELLSSVSLILLNNWMIIDRQVMFFFKIVCMPVLYYCVRPYFQYIFDCYIKDKDTCEMTLTYPAIVPYLQLGNYEFPSYVIRFFLLQSGPLWCFFAVFGFNSLFVVLTRYESGLIKVLRFLVQNSTSDILVPKDQRVKYLQCCVRLFARISSHHNQIENLFKYIILVQCSVSSILICMLLYKISTVLEVGWVWMGMIMVYFVTIALEITLYNVSAQKVESQSELLFHDWYNCSWYNESREFKFMIKMMLLFSRRTFVLSVGGFTSLSHKFLVQVFRLSANFFLLLRNMNNK, encoded by the exons ATGCAGGACCAACTGGATCACGAGCTGGAGCGGATCGACAAGCTGCCAAAACTGGGGCTTCTCTGGGTGGAGTACAGTGCCTATGCACTGGGAGTTAATATTGCACCGAGGAAGCGTAGCTCGAAATACTGTCGATT AACTCGCATTTTGGTGTTGATTGTTAACTTGAGTATAATCTACAGTCTCGTCGCCTTTATTATGGAGAACTATATGATCTCCTTCGAGACCTACGTTGAG GCTGTTTTGCTTACCTTTCAATTAAGCGTTGGTGTGGTTAAGATGTTTCACTTTCAGAACAAAGTGGAATCGTGTTCCCAACTAGTGTTTTCTACGGAGACTGGAGAGGTATTAAAGTCCCTGGGTCTTTTTCAATTGG ATTTGCCGAGAAAAAAGGAACTGCTGAGCTCAGTTAGTTTGATTTTGCTTAACAATTGGATGATAATCGATCGTCAGGTGATGTTCTTCTTCAAGATCGTTTGCATGCCTGTTCTATACTATTGTGTGCGACCATACTTTCAATATATCTTCGATTGCTATATCAAGGACAAGGATACCTGTGAAATGACCTTGA CTTACCCGGCAATTGTGCCTTATTTGCAATTGGGAAATTATGAATTTCCTTCCTATGTGATTCGCTTCTTTTTACTTCAATCTGGTCCTCTTTGGTGCTTTTTTG CCGTTTTTGGCTTTAACAGCCTTTTCGTGGTCCTTACCAGATATGAGTCTGGTCTGATAAAAGTCCTAAGGTTTCTGGTCCAAAATTCCACCTCGGATATCCTGGTTCCCAAGGACCAAAGAGTTAAATATCTTCAATGTTGCGTGAGGCTTTTTGCTCGCATATCAAG CCATCAtaatcaaattgaaaaccTCTTCAAGTATATCATCCTGGTTCAGTGTTCCGTTAGCAGTATTTTGATCTGCATGCTGCTCTACAAGATCAGCACGGTTTTG GAAGTGGGCTGGGTGTGGATGGGCATGATTATGGTCTACTTTGTGACCATAGCTCTGGAGATCACTCTGTACAACGTGAGTGCACAGAAGGTGGAGAGCCAG aGTGAACTGCTGTTCCATGACTGGTACAACTGTAGTTGGTATAATGAGTCAAGGGAATTCAAGTTCATGATCAAAATGATGCTGCTTTTCTCACGCCGAACTTTTGTTTTAAGCGTGGGTGGGTTTACAAGTCTCTCCCACAAGTTCCTAGTGCAG GTCTTTCGGTTGAGTGCAAACTTCTTTCTGCTCCTGCGCAACATGAACAACAAATAG